A single Pan troglodytes isolate AG18354 chromosome X, NHGRI_mPanTro3-v2.0_pri, whole genome shotgun sequence DNA region contains:
- the PIN4 gene encoding peptidyl-prolyl cis-trans isomerase NIMA-interacting 4, with the protein MPMAGLLKGLVRQLEQFRVQQQASKMPPKGKSGSGKAGKGGAASGSDSADKKAQGPKGGGNAVKVRHILCEKHGKIMEAMEKLKSGMRFNEVAAQYSEDKARQGGDLGWMTRGSMVGPFQEAAFALPVSGMDKPVFTDPPVKTKFGYHIIMVEGRK; encoded by the exons ATGCCCATGGCGGGGCTTCTAAAGGGGCTTGTACGGCAACTGGAGCAGTTCAGAGTTCAACAACAAGCTTCCAAGATGCCGCCCAAAGGAAAAAGTGGTTCTGGAAAAGCGGGGAAAG GGGGAGCAGCCTCTGGGAGTGACAGTGCTGACAAGAAGGCTCAAGGTCCCAAAGGTGGTGGCAATGCAGTAAAG GTCAGACACATTCTATGTGAAAAACATGGCAAAATCATGGAAGCCATGGAAAAGTTAAAGTCTGGGATGAGATTCAATGAAGTGGCCGCACAGTATAGTGAAGATAAAGCCAGGCAAGGG GGCGACTTGGGTTGGATGACCAGAGGGTCCATGGTGGGACCATTTCAAGAAGCAGCATTTGCCTTGCCTGTAAGTGGGATGGATAAGCCTGTGTTTACAGACCCACCGGTTAAGACAAAATTTGGATATCATATTATTATGGtcgaaggaagaaaataa
- the ERCC6L gene encoding DNA excision repair protein ERCC-6-like, with protein MEASRRFPEAEALSPEQAAHYLRYVKEAKEATKNGDLEEAFKLFNLAKDIFPNEKVLSRIQKIQEALEELAEQGDDEFTDVCNSGLLLYRELHNQLFEHQKEGIAFLYSLYRDGRKGGILADDMGLGKTVQIIAFLSGMFDASLVNHVLLIMPTNLINTWVKEFIKWTPGMRVKTFHGPSKDERTRNLNRIQQRNGVIITTYQMLINNWQQLSSFRGQEFVWDYVILDEAHKIKTSSTKSAICARAIPASNRLLLTGTPIQNNLQELWSLFDFACQGSLLGTLKTFKMEYENPITRAREKDATPGEKALGFKISENLMAIIKPYFLRRTKEDVQKKKSSNPEDRLNEKNPDVDAICEMPSLSRKNDLIIWIRLVPLQEEIYRKFVSLDHIKELLMETRSPLAELGVLKKLCDHPRLLSARACCLLNLGTFSAQDGNEGEDSPDVDHIDQVTDDTLMEESGKMIFLMDLLKRLRDEGHQTLVFSQSRQILNIIERLLKNRHFKTLRIDGTVTHLLEREKRINLFQQNKDYSVFLLTTQVGGVGLTLTAATRVVIFDPSWNPATDAQAVDRVYRIGQKENVVVYRLITCGTVEEKIYRRQVFKDSLIRQTTGEKKNPFRYFSKQELRELFTIEDLQNSVTQLQLQSLHAAQRKSDIKLDEHIAYLQSLGIAGISDHDLMYTCDLSVKEELDVVEESHYIQQRVQKAQFLVEFESQNKEFLMEQQRTRNEGAWLREPVFPSSTKKKCPKLNKPQPQPSPLLSTHHTQEEDISSKMASVVIDDLPEEGEKQDLSSIKVNVTTLQDGKGTGSADSIATLPKGFGSVEELCTNSSLGMEKSFATKNEAVQKETLQEGPKQEALQEDPLESFNYVLSKSTKADIGPNLDQLKDDEILRHCKPWPIISITNESQNAESNVSIIEIADDLSASHSALQDAQASEAKLEEEPSASSPQYACDFNLFLEDSADNRQNFSSQSLEHVEKENSLCGSAPNSRAGFVHSKTCLSWEFSEKDDEPEEVVVKAKIRSKARRIVSDGEDEDDSFKDTSSINPFNTSLFQFSSVKQFDASTPKNDISPPGRFFSSQIPSSVNKSMNSRRSLASRRSLINMVLDHVEDMEERLDDSSEAKGPEDYPEEGVEESSGEASKYTEEDPSGETLSSENKSSWLMTSKPSALAQETSLGAPEPLSGEQLVGSPQDKAAEATSDYETLVKRGKELKECGKIQEALNCLVKALDIKSADPEVTLLTLSLYKQLNNN; from the coding sequence atatGTGAAAGAGGCCAAAGAAGCAACTAAGAATGGAGACCTGGAAGAAGCATTTAAACTTTTCAATTTGGCAAAGGACATTTTTCCCAATGAAAAAGTGCTGAGCAGAATCCAAAAAATACAGGAAGCCTTGGAGGAGTTGGCAGAACAGGGAGATGATGAATTTACAGATGTGTGCAACTCTGGCTTGCTACTTTATCGAGAACTGCACAACCAACTCTTTGAGCACCAGAAGGAAGGCATAGCTTTCCTCTATAGCCTGTATAGGGATGGAAGAAAAGGTGGTATATTGGCTGATGATATGGGATTAGGGAAGACTGTTCAAATCATTGCTTTCCTTTCTGGTATGTTTGATGCGTCACTTGTGAATCATGTGCTGCTGATCATGCCAACCAATCTTATTAACACATGGGTAAAAGAATTCATCAAGTGGACTCCAGGAATGAGAGTCAAAACCTTTCATGGTCCTAGCAAGGATGAACGGACCAGAAACCTCAATCGGATTCAGCAAAGGAATGGTGTCATTATCACTACATACCAAATGTTAATCAATAACTGGCAGCAACTTTCAAGCTTTAGGGGCCAAGAGTTTGTGTGGGACTATGTCATCCTCGATGaagcacataaaataaaaacctcatCTACTAAGTCAGCAATATGTGCTCGTGCTATTCCTGCAAGTAATCGCCTCCTCCTCACAGGAACCCCAATCCAGAATAATTTACAAGAACTATGGTCCCTATTTGATTTTGCTTGTCAAGGGTCCCTGCTGGGaacattaaaaacttttaagaTGGAGTATGAAAATCCTATTACTAGAGCAAGAGAGAAGGATGCTACCCCAGGAGAAAAAGCCTTGGgatttaaaatatctgaaaacttAATGGCAATCATAAAACCCTATTTTCTCAGGAGGACTAAAGAAGACGTACAGAAGAAAAAGTCAAGCAACCCAGAGGACAGACTTAATGAAAAGAATCCAGATGTTGATGCCATTTGTGAAATGCCTTCCCTTTCCAGgaaaaatgatttaattatttgGATACGACTTGTGCCTTTACAAGAAGAAATATACAGGAAATTTGTGTCTTTAGATCATATCAAGGAGTTGCTAATGGAGACGCGCTCACCTTTGGCTGAGCTAGGTGTCTTAAAGAAGCTGTGTGATCATCCTAGGCTGCTGTCTGCACGGGCTTGTTGTTTGCTAAATCTTGGGACATTCTCTGCTCAAGATGGAAATGAGGGGGAAGATTCCCCAGATGTGGACCATATTGATCAAGTAACTGATGACACATTGATGGAAGAATCTGGAAAAATGATATTCCTAATGGACCTACTTAAGAGGCTGCGAGATGAGGGACATCAAACTCTGGTGTTTTCTCAATCGAGGCAAATTCTAAACATCATTGAACGCCTCTTAAAGAATAGGCACTTTAAGACATTGCGAATCGATGGGACAGTTACTCATCTTTTGGAAcgagaaaaaagaattaacttATTCCAGCAAAATAAAGATTACTCTGTTTTTCTGCTTACCACTCAAGTAGGTGGTGTCGGTTTAACATTAACTGCAGCAACTAGAGTGGTCATTTTTGACCCTAGCTGGAATCCTGCAACTGATGCTCAAGCTGTGGATAGAGTTTACCGAATTGGACAAAAAGAGAATGTTGTGGTTTATAGGCTAATCACTTGTGGGACTGTAGaggaaaaaatatacagaagacAGGTTTTCAAGGACTCATTAATAAGACAAACTACTGGTGAAAAAAAGAACCCTTTCCGATATTTTAGTAAACAAGAATTAAGAGAGCTCTTTACAATCGAGGATCTTCAGAACTCTGTAACCCAGCTGCAGCTTCAGTCTTTGCATGCTGCTCAGAGGAAATCTGATATAAAACTAGATGAACATATTGCCTACCTGCAGTCTTTGGGGATAGCTGGAATCTCAGACCATGATTTGATGTACACATGTGATCTGTCTGTTAAAGAAGAGCTTGATGTGGTAGAAGAATCTCACTATATTCAACAAAGGGTTCAGAAAGCTCAATTCCTCGTTGAATTCGAGTCTCAAAATAAAGAGTTCCTGATGGAACAACAAAGAACTAGAAATGAGGGGGCCTGGCTAAGAGAACCTGTATTTCCTtcttcaacaaagaagaaatGCCCTAAATTGAATAAACCACAGCCTCAGCCTTCACCTCTTCTAAGTACTCATCATACTCAGGAAGAAGATATCAGTTCCAAAATGGCAAGTGTAGTCATTGATGATCTGCCCGAAGAGGGTGAGAAACAAGATCTCTCCAGTATAAAGGTGAATGTTACCACCTTGCAAGATGGTAAAGGTACAGGTAGTGCTGACTCTATAGCTACTTTACCAAAGGGGTTTGGAAGTGTAGAAGAACTTTGTACTAACTCTTCATTGGGAATGGAAAAAAGCTTTGCAACTAAAAATGAAGCTGtacaaaaagagacattacaagaGGGGCCTAAGCAAGAGGCACTGCAAGAGGATCCTCTGGAAAGTTTTAATTATGTACTTAGCAAATCAACCAAAGCTGATATTGGGCCAAATTTAGATCAACTAAAGGATGATGAGATTTTACGTCATTGCAAGCCTTGGCCCATTATTTCCATAACAAATGAAAGTCAAAATGCAGAATCAAATGTATCCATTATTGAAATAGCTGATGACCTTTCAGCATCCCATAGTGCACTGCAGGATGCTCAAGCAAGTGAGGCCAAGTTGGAAGAGGAACCTTCAGCATCTTCACCACAGTATGCATGTGATTTCAATCTTTTCTTGGAAGACTCAGCAGACAACAGACAAAATTTTTCCAGTCAGTCTTTAGAGCATGTTGAGAAAGAAAATAGCTTGTGTGGCTCTGCACCTAATTCCAGAGCAGGGTTTGTGCATAGCAAAACATGTCTCAGTTGGGAGTTTTCTGAGAAAGACGATGAACCAGAAGAAGTAGTAGTTAAAGCAAAAATCAGAAGTAAAGCTAGAAGGATTGTTTCAGATGGCGAAGATGAAGATGATTCTTTTAAAGATACCTCAAGCATAAATCCATTCAACACATCTCTCTTTCaattctcatctgtgaaacaatTTGATGCTTCAACTCCCAAAAATGACATCAGTCCACCAGGAAGGTTCTTTTCATCTCAAATACCCAGTAGTGTAAATAAGTCTATGAACTCTAGAAGATCTCTGGCTTCTAGGAGGTCTCTTATTAATATGGTTTTAGACCACGTGGAGGACATGGAGGAAAGACTTGACGACAGCAGTGAAGCAAAGGGTCCTGAAGATTATCCAGAAGAAGGGGTGGAGGAAAGCAGTGGCGAAGCCTCCAAGTATACAGAAGAGGATCCTTCCGGAGAAACACTGTCTTCAGAAAACAAGTCCAGCTGGTTAATGACGTCTAAGCCTAGTGCTCTAGCTCAAGAGACCTCTCTTGGTGCCCCTGAGCCTTTGTCTGGTGAACAGTTGGTTGGTTCTCCCCAGGATAAGGCGGCAGAGGCTACAAGTGACTATGAGACTCTTGTAAAGCGTGGAAAAGAACTAAAAGAGTGTGGAAAAATCCAGGAGGCCCTAAACTGCTTAGTTAAAGCGCTTGACATAAAAAGTGCAGATCCTGAAGTTACGCTCTTGACTTTAAGTTTGTATAAGCAACTTAATAACAATTGA